A genomic window from Triticum urartu cultivar G1812 chromosome 7, Tu2.1, whole genome shotgun sequence includes:
- the LOC125519253 gene encoding pre-mRNA-splicing factor SLU7 has product MATASVSFKSREDHRKQLELEEARKAGLAPAEVDEDGNEINPHIPQYMSSAPWYLNAEKPSLKHQRKWKSDPNYTKAWYDRGARLFQANKYRKGACENCGAMTHNKKACMDRPRNVGAKYTNMNIAPDEKVESFELDYDGKRDRWNGYDTSTYTRVIQDYEAREEARKKFLKEQQLKKLEEKDGEQDGENVGSEEDEEDGLKIDEAKVDESAQMDFAKVEKRVRTTGGGSTGTVRNLRIREDTAKYLLNLDVNSAYYDPKTRSMREDPLPDADPNDKFYVGDNQNRLSGQALEFKQLNVHAWEAFDKGQDFHMQAAPSQAELLYKSFKIKKEKLKSESKDKIMEKYGNAASDEPIPRELLLGQSEKEIEYDRTGRIIKGQDVALPKSKYEEDVLINNHTTVWGSWWKDHQWGYKCCKQTIKNSYCTGLAGIEAAEASADLMRENMARKEAAEEEPVRQEEKKLATWGTDIPQDLVLDQKLLEESLKKEAKRKKEEMDERKRKYNVKWNDEVTAEDMEAYRMTRVRHDDPMKDFLN; this is encoded by the exons ATGGCGACCGCTTCAG TATCGTTCAAGTCTCGTGAGGACCACCGGAAGCAGCTCGAGCTTGAGGAGGCGCGTAAGGCGGGGCTCGCCCCTGCCGAAGTCGACGAGGATGGAAACGAGATTAACCCTCACATCCCGCAGTATATGTCCTCGGCCCCATGGTATCTCAACGCCGAGAAGCCG AGTTTGAAGCATCAGCGGAAATGGAAGTCGGATCCGAATTACACAAAAGCGTGGTACGATAGGGGTGCCAGGCTTTTCCAGGCCAACAAATACAGAAAAGGCGCTTGCGAAAA CTGTGGAGCCATGACTCACAATAAGAAGGCATGCATGGATCGACCTCGGAATGTTGGAGCTAAATATACCAATATGAATATAGCACCAGATGAGAAAGTCGAGTCGTTTGAGCTTGATTATGATGGCAAGCGTGACCGTTGGAATGGTTATGACACATCAACCTACACTCGTGTTATCCAAGATTATGAAGCTAGAGAAGAGGCCAGGAAAAAGTTCCTGAAAGAACAACAGCTCAAGAAGCTCGAGGAGAAGGATGGTGAGCAGGATGGTGAGAATGTGGGCAGTGAAGAGGATGAAGAAGATGGCCTGAAGATAGATGAGGCTAAAGTTGATGAGAGCGCTCAAATGGATTTTGCTAAGGTAGAGAAGCGTGTGCGCACAACAGGCGGTGGAAGCACTGGAACTGTTAG GAATTTGCGTATCAGAGAAGACACTGCAAAGTATCTTCTGAATCTTGATGTGAACTCTGCATATTATGATCCAAAAACCCGCTCGATGCGTGAGGATCCTTTGCCAGATGCAGACCCCAATGATAAATTCTATGTG GGTGATAACCAAAATAGACTTAGTGGACAAGCTCTTGAGTTCAAGCAACTCAATGTCCATGCATGGGAGGCTTTTGACAAGGGGCAGGATTTCCATATGCAAGCAGCTCCATCTCAAGCTGAACTACTGTACAAGAGTTTCAAGATCAAGAAGGAGAAGTTGAAATCTGAAAGCAAGGACAAAATTATGGAGAAGTATGGGAATGCTGCATCTGACGAACCAATCCCTCGTGAGCTTCTTCTTGGGCAAAGTGAAAAAGAGATTGAGTATGACCGGACTGGTCGCATAATCAAAGGACAG GATGTAGCTCTTCCTAAGAGCAAATATGAAGAGGATGTCCTAATTAATAACCACACAACAGTGTGGGGTTCATGGTGGAAAGATCATCAATGGGGCTATAAGTGCTGCAAGCAGACTATTAAAAATAGTTATTGCACAGGCCTTGCTGGAATCGAGGCTGCTGAAGCATCAGCTGATTTGATGAGGGAAAATATGGCCCGCAAGGAGGCTGCCGAAG AGGAACCTGTACGACAAGAAGAAAAGAAACTAGCCACTTGGGGAACAGATATTCCTCAGGATCTTGTTCTCGACCAGAAGTTGCTTGAGGAATCCTTAAAGAAG gaggcaaagaggaagaaggaagagatGGACGAAAGAAAGAGAAAGTACAATGTGAAGTGGAATGACGAGGTCACTGCGGAAGACATGGAGGCCTACCGTATGACAAGAGTCCGCCACGACGATCCTATGAAAGATTTTCTCAATTAG